One Echinicola strongylocentroti DNA window includes the following coding sequences:
- the mazG gene encoding nucleoside triphosphate pyrophosphohydrolase: MSKISSRKQQLEAFDRLLTIMDELREQCPWDRKQTIESLRHLTIEETFELSDAILDGDLEEVKKELGDILLHIVFYAKIGSEKEVFDISTVIDSLCEKLIRRHPHIYGDTEAKDDEAVKQNWEKIKLQEKGNKSVLGGVPRSLPALIKAMRIQEKARGVGFDWEEKDQVWEKVEEEMQEFKAEFDVTGSGPIDAENASGEFGDLLFSLINYARFMEINPEEALEKTNRKFMYRFQYLEEAAKKAGKKLADMSLAEMDVYWNEAKNQ, encoded by the coding sequence ATGTCCAAAATCTCCTCCCGAAAACAACAACTAGAAGCTTTTGATCGGCTGTTGACCATTATGGATGAGCTGAGGGAGCAATGTCCTTGGGATCGTAAGCAGACCATCGAAAGCTTACGCCATCTGACCATAGAAGAGACTTTTGAGCTTTCAGATGCCATTCTTGACGGTGATTTGGAAGAAGTAAAAAAAGAACTTGGGGACATTTTGCTGCACATCGTGTTTTATGCAAAAATAGGTTCAGAAAAGGAAGTTTTTGATATCAGCACGGTCATCGATAGTCTCTGCGAAAAACTGATCCGCCGCCATCCCCACATTTATGGAGATACCGAGGCAAAGGACGACGAAGCCGTCAAACAAAACTGGGAAAAGATCAAGCTGCAAGAAAAAGGCAACAAAAGTGTCCTTGGGGGAGTGCCAAGGTCTTTACCGGCATTGATCAAAGCCATGCGAATCCAGGAGAAAGCCCGTGGTGTAGGGTTTGACTGGGAAGAGAAAGATCAGGTCTGGGAAAAAGTGGAGGAAGAAATGCAGGAATTCAAAGCGGAATTTGATGTGACAGGATCAGGTCCCATCGACGCAGAAAATGCTAGTGGGGAATTTGGAGACCTGTTGTTTTCATTGATCAATTATGCCAGGTTTATGGAGATCAATCCAGAAGAGGCGTTGGAAAAGACCAACAGGAAATTCATGTACAGGTTCCAGTATTTGGAAGAAGCAGCCAAAAAAGCGGGTAAGAAATTGGCAGATATGAGCCTTGCTGAGATGGATGTTTACTGGAATGAAGCTAAAAATCAATAA
- a CDS encoding AAA family ATPase, translating to MPDQLKKIVIIGPESTGKSTLTSALAAHFKEPWIEEFAREYIEQLDREYRYEDLLEIAKGQLHLEESKAKEAEKFLFCDTDLHVIQVWSEYKYHKTSSWITEQIAHREYDLYLLTDIDIPWEDDPQREHPDPEMRQFFYDWYEQLTRSIGVPVVKISGDLNTRITTAVQAINQYFK from the coding sequence ATGCCCGATCAGCTTAAAAAAATAGTCATAATCGGACCAGAATCAACAGGCAAAAGCACCCTCACTTCAGCACTTGCTGCTCACTTTAAGGAACCGTGGATAGAAGAATTTGCACGTGAATACATTGAGCAACTTGATAGGGAATATCGCTATGAAGACCTGTTGGAGATTGCCAAAGGACAACTCCACTTGGAGGAAAGCAAGGCAAAAGAGGCCGAGAAATTTCTTTTTTGTGATACTGACTTGCATGTCATCCAAGTGTGGTCCGAGTACAAATACCATAAAACGTCCTCTTGGATAACGGAGCAGATAGCACATAGGGAATATGACCTTTACCTGCTTACGGACATCGATATACCTTGGGAAGATGACCCCCAAAGGGAGCACCCAGACCCTGAAATGAGGCAGTTTTTTTACGATTGGTACGAGCAATTAACACGCTCCATTGGCGTGCCCGTGGTCAAAATCTCAGGAGACTTGAACACACGGATCACCACTGCCGTTCAAGCCATTAATCAGTATTTCAAATAA
- the glmM gene encoding phosphoglucosamine mutase, with amino-acid sequence MALIKSISGIRGTIGGRTGEGLTPVDIVKFTSAYGAWILEKTNNPRIIIGRDARISGDMVSRLVTATLQGLGIHVIDLGLSTTPTVEFAVPLEKAGGGIILTASHNPIQWNALKLLNDKGEFISDQDGKEVLEKAEKEDFDFAGVKQLGEYTLVHDYIDRHIDHVLGLSLVDKDAIASRNFSVVIDCVNSTGGIALPKLLKALGVNQVEEMYCEPNGHFPHNPEPLPENLRDISSKLKNGKFDLGIVVDPDVDRLAFLTEDGSTFGEEYTLVAVADYVLSQTAGNTVSNLSSTRALRDVTEKHQGTYNAAAVGEVNVVNKMKETNAVIGGEGNGGVIYPESHYGRDALVGIGLFLTHLAKFGKTASRLRASYPNYYISKNKIELTPDIDVDAILDEISRKYSKQPINDIDGIKIEFDKEWVHLRKSNTEPIIRIYSESETQATAEHLANKLILDIKEVISANK; translated from the coding sequence GTGGCATTAATTAAGTCTATTTCCGGTATTCGTGGAACTATCGGAGGAAGGACAGGAGAAGGACTGACTCCTGTTGACATTGTAAAATTTACCTCAGCTTACGGAGCGTGGATCTTAGAAAAAACCAACAACCCCAGGATCATTATCGGCAGAGATGCGCGCATCTCTGGAGACATGGTATCCCGACTGGTTACGGCTACACTTCAAGGGCTGGGCATCCATGTGATCGATTTGGGGCTGAGCACTACTCCTACGGTGGAATTTGCCGTACCGCTCGAAAAAGCGGGAGGAGGCATCATCCTCACCGCCAGTCATAATCCCATCCAGTGGAATGCCTTGAAACTCCTCAATGACAAAGGTGAGTTTATCTCGGACCAAGATGGAAAAGAGGTGTTGGAAAAGGCCGAAAAAGAGGACTTCGACTTTGCGGGGGTAAAACAGCTGGGTGAATATACTTTGGTGCATGACTATATCGACAGGCATATTGACCATGTACTTGGCCTTTCCCTTGTAGACAAGGACGCTATCGCATCCCGTAACTTCAGTGTGGTCATTGATTGTGTCAACTCCACCGGAGGAATCGCACTGCCCAAACTCCTGAAAGCCCTTGGTGTCAATCAGGTGGAAGAAATGTATTGTGAGCCAAATGGTCATTTCCCCCATAATCCAGAACCGTTACCTGAAAACCTAAGGGATATTTCTAGCAAACTTAAAAATGGGAAGTTTGATCTGGGCATAGTCGTAGATCCAGATGTGGATCGATTGGCATTCCTTACAGAAGACGGATCTACCTTCGGGGAGGAGTATACATTGGTGGCAGTGGCGGACTATGTCCTGTCGCAGACTGCTGGCAATACCGTCTCCAACCTCAGCTCCACAAGAGCCCTCAGGGACGTTACGGAAAAGCACCAAGGCACCTACAATGCCGCAGCGGTAGGGGAGGTAAATGTGGTCAACAAAATGAAAGAAACCAACGCCGTCATCGGCGGCGAAGGCAATGGCGGTGTCATCTATCCCGAGTCACATTATGGCAGGGATGCGCTGGTGGGCATAGGACTCTTTCTGACCCACTTGGCCAAATTTGGCAAAACAGCCAGCCGCCTAAGGGCCAGCTACCCAAATTACTATATTTCCAAAAACAAAATTGAGCTCACTCCTGATATTGATGTTGATGCAATCTTGGATGAGATAAGCCGTAAGTATAGCAAACAGCCCATCAATGATATAGATGGGATCAAAATAGAATTTGACAAAGAGTGGGTTCACCTACGAAAGTCCAACACAGAGCCCATCATTAGGATCTATTCTGAGTCGGAGACCCAAGCCACTGCTGAGCACTTGGCCAACAAGCTGATCCTCGACATCAAGGAGGTTATATCCGCAAATAAGTAA
- the pnuC gene encoding nicotinamide riboside transporter PnuC yields MDCQWIINGFMEGLQHMTWLEALAVVFGIASVFFSMRENILVYPTGIISTLIYVWICLEVKLYADMGINAYFFSMSIYGWYVWTHPRPGKSILPVTWLKWKGWIYAIALLVATYGVLYFVLSTYTDSDVPYWDSFTTSSAFVGMYLMAKKKVENWIAWIITDLVSVPLYFYKGLILTSFQFLFFTILAVLGLIAWIKSEKKHARSA; encoded by the coding sequence ATGGATTGTCAATGGATCATCAACGGCTTTATGGAAGGTCTCCAGCACATGACCTGGCTGGAAGCTCTTGCGGTAGTGTTTGGTATCGCCAGTGTGTTTTTCTCCATGAGGGAGAATATCCTGGTATATCCCACTGGGATCATCAGTACCTTGATCTATGTATGGATCTGCCTAGAGGTAAAGCTCTATGCGGATATGGGCATTAATGCCTACTTTTTTTCGATGTCCATCTATGGCTGGTATGTCTGGACACATCCAAGACCCGGCAAATCAATTCTTCCTGTCACTTGGCTAAAATGGAAAGGGTGGATTTATGCGATTGCCTTACTTGTAGCGACTTATGGCGTTTTATACTTCGTGCTGTCCACTTATACAGATAGTGACGTTCCCTATTGGGATTCGTTTACTACCTCTTCCGCCTTTGTGGGGATGTACCTAATGGCCAAAAAGAAAGTGGAAAACTGGATAGCTTGGATCATTACCGACTTGGTTTCTGTTCCGTTGTATTTTTACAAAGGACTAATTTTGACCTCTTTCCAGTTCCTGTTTTTTACTATTTTGGCTGTTCTTGGTTTGATAGCTTGGATAAAATCAGAAAAAAAACATGCCCGATCAGCTTAA
- a CDS encoding AEC family transporter, whose translation MTNLVLVILCLIIGVLLQKVKEMPDDAPKALNTYLIYIVLPALALLHIPETQLSLGLLLPVLTAWISFGLSWVVFGTLGKKLGWSKATTGCLIIVPGLANTSFIGFPIIEALYGSEGLKIALLVDQAGSFIIVSSIAIIVASIYGQGKKRKRDVTKKILTFPPFIFFLIAIGMNIFHVQLSGMPQEILEAFAATLTPIALIGVGLQVKINSSTLSSIHLWYGLGYKLLVIPVLIFFAYRLVLSPDNILYKVSVMETAMAPMITGSIIAINNNLNPKLASLLVGIGIPISFGTLIGWYYLVG comes from the coding sequence ATGACCAACCTTGTCCTTGTCATTCTCTGTCTGATCATTGGAGTCTTATTGCAAAAGGTAAAGGAGATGCCTGATGACGCACCAAAAGCACTCAATACGTATCTTATTTACATCGTTTTGCCAGCATTGGCCTTACTCCATATTCCCGAGACGCAACTTTCCCTCGGTTTGCTACTTCCCGTGCTGACAGCTTGGATCAGTTTTGGGCTATCATGGGTGGTGTTTGGTACATTGGGCAAGAAATTAGGATGGAGCAAGGCCACCACAGGATGCCTCATCATCGTCCCCGGTCTGGCCAATACCTCGTTTATAGGCTTTCCCATCATTGAAGCACTTTATGGATCAGAAGGGCTGAAAATCGCCCTTTTGGTGGATCAAGCGGGTTCCTTTATTATCGTCAGCAGTATCGCCATCATCGTAGCGTCCATTTATGGACAGGGCAAAAAACGTAAACGGGATGTCACAAAAAAAATACTTACTTTTCCGCCATTCATCTTCTTCCTGATTGCGATAGGCATGAACATCTTTCATGTGCAGCTGTCAGGCATGCCCCAGGAAATACTGGAAGCTTTTGCTGCTACCCTCACACCCATTGCCCTTATAGGTGTGGGACTGCAGGTAAAGATCAATTCATCCACCCTTTCTTCCATCCATCTTTGGTACGGATTGGGCTATAAGCTGCTAGTTATTCCAGTATTGATTTTCTTTGCCTACCGATTGGTCTTGAGCCCCGATAATATCCTCTATAAAGTCAGCGTGATGGAAACGGCCATGGCTCCGATGATCACTGGCTCCATCATCGCAATCAACAACAACCTTAACCCTAAGCTGGCTTCCTTGCTGGTGGGAATTGGTATCCCGATTTCTTTTGGGACATTGATAGGATGGTATTATTTAGTAGGGTAA
- the guaB gene encoding IMP dehydrogenase, whose translation MNLNTDKFLFEALTYDDVLLVPAYSEVLPRDTNTSTQLTKKIRLNIPLVSAAMDTVTEAELAIAIALEGGLGFIHKNMTIDQQAAQVRKVKRSQSGMILDPITLQIDAKVKDAETIMREYHIGGIPVVDKERTLKGIITNRDLRFIKDQQRPVREIMTVNNLITAKAGITLEQAEEILQEHKIEKLPIVDEEYRLTGLITYKDILKRKDKPNACKDEYGRLRVGAAVGVTADIVQRVQALKEAGVDVVSIDTAHGHSKGVIETCKKIKETFPDLEVIVGNIATPEAALALSEAGADAVKVGVGPGSICTTRVIAGVGLPQLSAVFECAKALKGSGVPVIADGGIRYSGDLVKAVAAGASSIMIGSLLAGTEEAPGEMIIYQGRKFKTYRGMGSLEAMESGSKDRYFQDAEDNIKKLVPEGIVGRVAFKGLVSEVLYQLVGGLQAGMGYCGTQTIEDLQENGKFVKITAAGVHESHPHDINVTREAPNYSLKG comes from the coding sequence ATGAATCTAAACACCGATAAATTCCTCTTTGAAGCACTTACTTATGATGACGTGCTTCTGGTGCCTGCATACTCAGAAGTATTGCCACGTGACACCAACACATCCACTCAACTTACTAAGAAAATCCGGCTGAACATCCCTTTGGTTTCTGCAGCTATGGATACCGTCACCGAAGCAGAGCTGGCCATTGCCATTGCCCTGGAAGGTGGTCTTGGTTTTATCCACAAGAACATGACGATCGACCAACAGGCTGCACAGGTCCGTAAGGTAAAGCGTTCACAAAGTGGGATGATCCTGGATCCTATCACCCTGCAGATCGATGCCAAAGTAAAAGATGCCGAAACCATCATGAGGGAATACCATATCGGCGGTATCCCAGTGGTGGATAAGGAACGAACCCTTAAAGGTATTATCACCAATAGGGATCTCCGGTTCATCAAGGACCAACAACGACCTGTTAGGGAAATCATGACCGTCAACAACCTGATCACTGCCAAAGCAGGAATCACGCTGGAACAGGCCGAAGAAATCCTCCAAGAACACAAAATCGAAAAACTCCCAATCGTAGATGAGGAATACAGGCTGACAGGACTGATTACCTACAAGGATATTCTGAAGAGAAAGGACAAGCCCAATGCATGTAAAGATGAATATGGCAGACTAAGAGTGGGGGCTGCTGTAGGTGTAACAGCCGACATCGTCCAGCGGGTACAGGCCCTCAAAGAAGCGGGGGTAGACGTCGTTTCTATAGATACTGCCCACGGCCACTCCAAAGGTGTCATCGAAACCTGTAAAAAAATCAAAGAAACCTTCCCTGACCTAGAAGTAATCGTAGGAAACATTGCCACTCCTGAAGCAGCGCTCGCATTATCCGAAGCCGGTGCTGATGCAGTCAAGGTAGGGGTAGGGCCAGGAAGTATCTGTACCACCAGGGTAATTGCCGGCGTAGGACTTCCGCAGCTCTCAGCGGTCTTTGAATGTGCTAAGGCCCTTAAAGGCTCAGGCGTCCCTGTCATTGCTGATGGTGGGATCCGTTATTCTGGTGACCTGGTAAAAGCCGTAGCTGCAGGAGCTAGCTCCATCATGATCGGTTCTTTGCTTGCTGGCACAGAAGAAGCACCAGGTGAAATGATCATCTACCAAGGACGAAAGTTCAAAACCTACCGCGGCATGGGCTCTCTCGAAGCGATGGAATCCGGCTCCAAGGACCGTTATTTCCAAGATGCAGAAGACAATATTAAAAAATTGGTGCCTGAAGGCATCGTCGGTCGTGTGGCGTTTAAAGGCTTGGTTTCTGAAGTACTTTACCAATTGGTCGGCGGACTTCAGGCAGGTATGGGGTACTGTGGCACCCAAACAATTGAGGATCTACAAGAAAATGGCAAATTCGTAAAAATCACCGCAGCTGGTGTCCATGAATCCCATCCACACGATATTAACGTCACCAGAGAAGCTCCCAACTACAGCTTGAAGGGATAA
- a CDS encoding NTPase, whose amino-acid sequence MMSIQIFCQTQLPEHFLDGKAVILISNAPDARPIMQWKAIAREVHPALVEAGGDPVAYYELEELILSEEIQRAYATIFSQRLIRNILILTRKSNGDFYINILEYSGNESIVSAGSSWTMEANDIQILKERVVAAGKGMRSKNLMALDVPTFLPPLVGGAEGASTAPANNNAISGRFVAENPLNLDIFKLGIPLSGASGENALLTRYRYDLYGKSNDEVLAAQKAEKANLERIFDQYYEHQTVFLTEIRSDKQLISDRIQFVLTRVEGREADLMESMGLDPASLENTDRIVVKYYIKFLVRNELYIGPKWDADPNGQTALINFLKNLKIEP is encoded by the coding sequence ATGATGTCAATTCAAATTTTCTGCCAAACTCAGCTACCGGAGCACTTTTTGGATGGAAAAGCCGTCATACTTATTTCCAATGCTCCCGATGCCCGTCCTATCATGCAGTGGAAGGCCATCGCACGGGAAGTTCACCCCGCATTGGTCGAAGCAGGAGGAGATCCCGTGGCATATTATGAGTTGGAAGAATTGATCCTTTCCGAGGAAATCCAGCGTGCTTACGCCACTATTTTCAGCCAGCGTTTGATAAGAAACATCCTTATCCTTACGCGTAAGAGCAATGGTGACTTTTACATAAATATCCTGGAATATTCAGGCAATGAAAGTATCGTTTCGGCAGGTTCTTCATGGACAATGGAAGCTAATGACATCCAAATTCTCAAAGAGCGGGTGGTGGCCGCTGGAAAAGGAATGCGCAGTAAAAACCTGATGGCATTGGACGTCCCCACATTTTTACCTCCACTGGTGGGCGGAGCTGAAGGTGCCAGCACGGCTCCAGCCAATAATAACGCCATATCTGGGCGATTTGTGGCCGAGAACCCATTGAACTTGGATATCTTTAAGCTAGGCATCCCCCTGTCTGGAGCTAGTGGGGAAAATGCCTTGCTGACACGGTATCGCTACGACCTCTATGGAAAATCCAACGACGAAGTGCTTGCTGCCCAAAAAGCAGAAAAGGCCAATTTGGAACGGATTTTTGATCAGTATTACGAGCATCAAACGGTTTTTCTTACGGAAATCCGTTCGGACAAGCAATTGATAAGCGATCGTATCCAGTTTGTATTGACGCGTGTGGAGGGAAGAGAGGCCGACCTGATGGAAAGCATGGGCCTCGACCCAGCAAGTCTTGAAAATACTGACAGGATCGTGGTCAAATACTACATTAAGTTTTTGGTGAGAAATGAACTCTATATAGGTCCCAAGTGGGATGCAGATCCCAATGGTCAAACGGCCCTCATCAATTTCCTTAAAAACCTGAAAATCGAACCTTAG
- a CDS encoding M28 family peptidase — MQNPMRMPKIIVLMFFILSPLCVSGQQVDRSQLMEDFQFLASDALQGRAPLSEGSMKARELIRSRFKALGMTSQYDEFTQYFSFGKEKKIENAANIVGFIPGTETEKIIVVTAHYDHLGVREGKIYNGADDNASGTAALLTLAAYFSENPPQHSMIFAALDAEEMGLQGAKALVRDFPFPTEQIILNVNMDMISRSDKNEIYVSGTYHYPTLKPTLEEVAKGTDVSLKFGHDIPGSGHDDWTKASDHAPFHAKGIPFLYFGVEDHPDYHQDTDTFDKVNQDFYYDVVQLILDCLIELELEIN; from the coding sequence ATGCAGAATCCCATGAGAATGCCAAAAATCATCGTTTTAATGTTCTTTATCCTCAGCCCGTTATGTGTTTCTGGCCAGCAAGTAGACCGCTCACAGTTGATGGAGGATTTTCAGTTTCTCGCCTCAGACGCACTTCAAGGCAGAGCGCCCCTGTCGGAAGGCAGCATGAAAGCCCGCGAACTGATCAGAAGCCGCTTTAAAGCACTCGGCATGACCAGCCAATATGATGAATTTACCCAGTATTTTAGTTTTGGCAAAGAAAAGAAAATAGAAAATGCTGCCAATATCGTTGGGTTCATTCCTGGTACAGAAACGGAAAAAATCATCGTTGTCACTGCCCATTATGACCATTTGGGCGTAAGGGAAGGCAAAATCTATAATGGTGCCGATGATAATGCATCAGGGACTGCTGCGTTATTGACCTTGGCTGCCTATTTTTCCGAAAATCCCCCACAACATTCCATGATCTTTGCTGCTTTGGATGCAGAAGAGATGGGGCTTCAGGGAGCCAAAGCCCTTGTCAGGGATTTTCCCTTTCCTACAGAGCAGATCATTCTCAATGTCAATATGGATATGATCAGCAGAAGTGATAAGAACGAAATCTATGTCTCGGGAACTTATCACTACCCCACGCTAAAACCTACTTTGGAAGAAGTGGCAAAAGGCACTGATGTCTCGCTTAAATTTGGCCATGATATCCCAGGTTCTGGTCATGATGACTGGACCAAAGCCTCGGACCATGCCCCCTTTCATGCCAAAGGTATTCCTTTTCTATATTTTGGTGTGGAAGACCATCCCGACTACCATCAGGACACAGACACTTTTGATAAAGTCAATCAGGACTTTTACTACGATGTGGTACAGCTCATCTTGGATTGTCTCATTGAACTGGAACTAGAGATTAATTAA
- a CDS encoding UDP-glucuronosyltransferase, whose translation MIDFDFAPESYFDGTGPSALLAKLAYPESQWGEEISIYAAPLDGKIYYEVVDFYGNDFKVKPEKSSAPLSLQEFIFLIETLEVVGHASKGDMNLTLSGIPEVKSNVYPQLEAYFKEKRNNFGIR comes from the coding sequence ATGATTGATTTTGATTTTGCGCCCGAAAGTTACTTTGACGGTACAGGACCATCTGCACTTCTGGCCAAGCTGGCTTATCCCGAGAGCCAATGGGGGGAGGAAATCAGCATTTATGCGGCTCCGCTAGACGGTAAGATCTATTATGAAGTGGTAGATTTTTATGGGAATGACTTCAAGGTAAAGCCCGAAAAGTCCAGTGCCCCCTTAAGCCTTCAGGAATTTATATTTCTGATAGAGACCTTGGAAGTGGTGGGGCATGCCAGTAAGGGAGACATGAACCTCACACTTTCCGGAATTCCAGAAGTAAAAAGCAATGTTTACCCCCAACTGGAAGCTTATTTTAAAGAGAAAAGAAACAACTTTGGAATACGCTAA
- a CDS encoding cysteine desulfurase family protein has product MKVYLDNAATTALDDKVLEAMLPYMKGHYGNPSSVHSHGREVRTAIERSRKKVAALLNASPGEIFFTSGGTEADNTALVGAIETYGIKNALTSPMEHHAVLHTLQECEKRGHIKLDYAQVNGKGQIDMGHLAEWIQTHPNSLVSIMHANNEIGNINDINTIGQLCKEHDVFFHSDTIQTMGHYVHDLKSLPIDAIVAGGHKFHGPKGSGFLYLNKKNKIRPFIYGGAQERSMRGGTENVYGIVGIAKALELAYEEMEEHQLHVQRLKKRFIDQLKEGIPGVQFNGLSEDLDKSLYTVLNVSLPPSEENSGMLLFNLDLHGISASGGSACSSGATVGSHVLQALNAPSDRDAVRFSFSRFNTHEEIDYTVEKLKELYGVTA; this is encoded by the coding sequence ATGAAAGTTTATTTAGATAATGCAGCCACCACCGCTTTGGACGACAAAGTGCTGGAAGCGATGCTGCCTTACATGAAGGGCCACTATGGCAACCCTTCTTCTGTCCATTCCCATGGGAGAGAAGTGCGTACGGCCATTGAGCGATCCCGGAAAAAGGTCGCCGCATTGCTCAACGCTTCCCCAGGAGAAATCTTCTTTACTTCTGGAGGGACAGAAGCAGACAATACAGCCTTGGTAGGCGCCATAGAGACATACGGTATCAAAAATGCGCTCACCTCCCCGATGGAGCATCATGCTGTCCTCCACACACTCCAAGAATGTGAAAAACGAGGACATATCAAGCTGGATTATGCCCAAGTTAATGGCAAAGGCCAGATTGACATGGGGCACCTTGCTGAGTGGATCCAGACACACCCCAACTCACTCGTCTCCATTATGCATGCCAATAACGAAATCGGAAATATCAACGATATCAATACCATTGGCCAGCTATGTAAGGAACACGATGTCTTTTTCCATTCGGACACGATACAGACCATGGGCCATTACGTCCATGACCTGAAATCACTTCCCATTGATGCCATCGTAGCGGGAGGGCACAAATTCCATGGGCCTAAAGGATCAGGATTTCTCTATTTGAACAAGAAAAACAAGATCCGTCCGTTCATATATGGAGGAGCCCAAGAAAGGAGCATGAGGGGCGGTACTGAAAATGTCTATGGCATCGTAGGCATCGCCAAAGCATTGGAGCTGGCTTATGAAGAAATGGAAGAACACCAGCTACACGTCCAACGTCTAAAGAAAAGATTTATCGACCAACTTAAAGAAGGTATTCCTGGGGTGCAGTTTAATGGGCTTTCGGAAGACCTTGACAAAAGCCTCTATACCGTACTGAATGTCAGTCTTCCCCCATCTGAAGAAAACAGTGGGATGCTGTTGTTCAATCTCGACCTTCACGGTATTTCTGCCTCTGGAGGTTCGGCCTGTAGTAGTGGAGCCACTGTCGGCTCACATGTTTTGCAAGCACTTAATGCACCATCTGACAGGGACGCCGTCAGGTTCTCTTTCAGTCGTTTTAATACACACGAAGAAATTGATTATACAGTAGAAAAACTAAAAGAACTATATGGCGTAACCGCCTAA